From Lagenorhynchus albirostris chromosome 10, mLagAlb1.1, whole genome shotgun sequence, the proteins below share one genomic window:
- the ABCF1 gene encoding ATP-binding cassette sub-family F member 1 isoform X2, with amino-acid sequence MPKGPKQQPPEPEWIGDGETTSPTDKVVKKGKKDRKTKKTFFEELAVEDRQAGEEKKVLKEKEQQQQQQQQQQKKKRDARKSRRKKDVDDDGEEKELMERLKKLSVPASDEEDEVPAPVPRGGKKTKGGNVFAALIQDQSEEEEEEEEKHPPKPAKPEKNRINKAVSQEQQPGLKGKKGKEEKSKGKAKPQNTFAALDNDEEENEEEITKEEEPPKQGKEKAKKAEQGSEEEGEEEEEEGESKADGPFAHLSKKEKKKLKKQMEYERQVASLKAASAAENDFSVSQAEVSSRQAMLENASDIKLEKFSISAHGKELFVNADLYIVASRRYGLVGPNGKGKTTLLKHIANRALSIPPNIDVLLCEQEVVADETPAVQAVLRADTKRLKLLEEERQLQGQLEQGDDAAAERLEKVYEELRATGAAAAEAKARRILAGLGFDPEMQNRPTQKFSGGWRMRVSLARALFMEPTLLMLDEPTNHLDLNAVIWLNNYLQGWRKTLLIVSHDQGFLDDVCTDIIHLDAQRLHYYRGNYMTFKKMYQQKQKELLKQYEKQEKKLKELKAGGKSTKQAEKQTKEALTRKQQKCRRKNQDEESQEAPELLKRPREYTVRFTFPDPPPLSPPVLGLHGVTFGYEGQKPLFKNLDFGIDMDSRICIVGPNGVGKSTLLLLLTGKLTPTRGEMRKNHRLKIGFFNQQYAEQLRMEETPTEYLQRGFNLPYQDARKCLGRFGLESHAHTIQICKLSGGQKARVVFAELSCREPDVLILDEPTNNLDIESIDALGEAINEYKGAVIVVSHDARLITETSCQLWVVEEQSVSQIDGDFEDYKREVLEALGEVMVSRPRE; translated from the exons ATGCCGAAGGGACCCAAGCAGCAGCCGCCGGAGCCCGAGTGGATCGGGGACGGAGAGACCACGAGCCCCACAG ACAAAGtggtgaagaaagggaagaaggacaGGAAGACCAAAAAGACG TTCTTCGAAGAGCTGGCAGTAGAAGACAGACAagctggggaagaaaagaaagtgctCAAGGAGAAggagcagcaacagcagcagcagcagcagcag CAAAAAAAGAAGCGAGATGCTCGAAAAAGCCGTCGGAAAAAGGATGTGGATGATGACGGAGAGGAGAAGGAGCTCATGGAGCGTCTTAAGAAGCTCTCAGTGCCGGCCAGTGATGAGGAGGATGAGG TACCTGCCCCAGTACCCCGAGGAGGGAAGAAAACCAAG GGTGGTAATGTTTTTGCAGCCCTGATTCAGGATCAgagtgaggaagaagaggaggaggaagaaaaacatCCTCCTAAGCCAGCCAAGCCAGAGAAAAATCGGATCAATAAG GCTGTATCTCAGGAACAACAGCCAGGGCTCAAGGGCaaaaagggaaaggaggagaagtCAAAGGGGAAGGCCAAG CCTCAAAATACATTTGCTGCTCTGGACAATGACGAGGaggagaatgaagaggaaataacaaaagaagaggaaCCACCcaagcaagggaaggagaaggccAAGAAGGCAGAGCAG GGctcagaggaagaaggagaggaggaggaggaggaaggggagtcCAAGGCTGATGGTCCCTTTGCTCACCTTagcaagaaggagaagaagaagctGAAGAAACAG atGGAGTATGAGCGCCAGGTGGCTTCATTAAAAGCAGCCAGTGCTGCTGAAAATGACTTCTCCGTGTCGCAAGCAGAGGTGTCTTCCCGCCAGGCCATGTTAGAAAACGCATCTGACATCAAG CTGGAGAAGTTCAGCATCTCCGCCCACGGCAAGGAGCTGTTTGTCAACGCAGACCTGTACATTGTCGCCAGCCGCCGCTATGGGCTGGTTGGACCCAATGG CAAGGGCAAGACCACTCTCCTCAAGCACATCGCCAACCGAGCCCTGAGCATCCCTCCCAACATCGACGTGCTGCTTTGTGAACAGG aggTGGTAGCCGACGAGACGCCGGCCGTGCAGGCTGTTCTCCGAGCCGACACCAAGCGCTTGAAGCTGTTGGAAGAGGAGCGGCAGCTTCAGGGACAGCTGGAGCAGGGCGATGACGCGGCTGCTGAGAGGCTCGAGAAG gtgTATGAGGAATTGCGGGCTACCGGGGCAGCAGCTGCAGAGGCCAAAGCCCGCCGGATCCTGGCCGGTCTGGGCTTTGACCCTGAGATGCAGAATCGACCCACACAGAAGTTCTCGGGGGGCTGGCGCATGCGCGTCTCCCTCGCCAG GGCGCTATTCATGGAGCCCACGCTGCTGATGTTGGATGAGCCCACCAACCACCTGGACCTCAACGCTGTCATCTGGCTCAATAA CTACCTCCAAGGCTGGCGGAAGACGCTGCTCATCGTCTCTCATGACCAGGGCTTCCTGGATGACGTCTGTACCGATATCATCCATCTTGATGCCCAGCGGCTCCATTACTACAGGGGCAATTACA TGACCTTCAAGAAGATGTACCAGCAGAAACAGAAGGAACTGCTGAAGCAGTATGAGAAGCAGGAGAAAAAGCTGAAGGAGTTAAAGGCGGGCGGCAAGTCCACCAAGCAGGCG GAAAAGCAAACAAAGGAAGCCCTGACTCGAAAGCAGCAGAAGTGCCGGAGGAAAAACCAGGATGAGGAGTCACAGGAGGCCCCCGAGCTCCTGAAGCGGCCCAGGGAGTACACCGTGCGCTTCACGTTCCCTGACCCACCGCCGCTCAGCCCTCCGGTGCTGGGCCTGCATG GTGTGACGTTTGGCTATGAGGGGCAGAAACCACTCTTTAAGAATCTGGATTTTGGCATTGACATGGACTCAAGGA TCTGCATCGTGGGCCCTAACGGTGTGGGGAAGAGcaccctgctgctgctgctgacagGCAAGCTGACGCCG ACTCGTGGGGAAATGAGGAAGAACCACCGGCTG AAAATTGGCTTCTTCAACCAGCAGTATGCAGAGCAGCTGCGCATGGAGGAGACGCCCACCGAGTACTTGCAGCGGGGCTTCAACCTGCCCTACCAGGATGCCCGCAAGTGCCTGGGCCGCTTTGGCCTGGAGAGTCACGCCCACACCATCCAGATCTGCAAACTCTCTG GTGGGCAGAAAGCCCGAGTTGTGTTTGCAGAGCTGTCCTGTCGGGAGCCCGATGTCCTCATCTTG GACGAGCCCACCAATAACCTGGACATCGAGTCTATCGACGCTCTTGGGGAGGCCATCAACGAATACAAGGGTG CTGTGATCGTCGTCAGCCATGATGCCCGACTTATCACAGAAACCAGCTGCCagctgtgggtggtggaggagcAGAGTGTTAGCCAGATCGACGGCGACTTCGAAGACTACAAGCGGGAGGTGTTGGAGGCCCTGGGGGAAGTCATGGTCAGCCGGCCCCGAGAGTGA
- the ABCF1 gene encoding ATP-binding cassette sub-family F member 1 isoform X3 produces MPKGPKQQPPEPEWIGDGETTSPTDKVVKKGKKDRKTKKTFFEELAVEDRQAGEEKKVLKEKEQQQQQQQQQQQKKKRDARKSRRKKDVDDDGEEKELMERLKKLSVPASDEEDEVPAPVPRGGKKTKGGNVFAALIQDQSEEEEEEEEKHPPKPAKPEKNRINKPQNTFAALDNDEEENEEEITKEEEPPKQGKEKAKKAEQGSEEEGEEEEEEGESKADGPFAHLSKKEKKKLKKQMEYERQVASLKAASAAENDFSVSQAEVSSRQAMLENASDIKLEKFSISAHGKELFVNADLYIVASRRYGLVGPNGKGKTTLLKHIANRALSIPPNIDVLLCEQEVVADETPAVQAVLRADTKRLKLLEEERQLQGQLEQGDDAAAERLEKVYEELRATGAAAAEAKARRILAGLGFDPEMQNRPTQKFSGGWRMRVSLARALFMEPTLLMLDEPTNHLDLNAVIWLNNYLQGWRKTLLIVSHDQGFLDDVCTDIIHLDAQRLHYYRGNYMTFKKMYQQKQKELLKQYEKQEKKLKELKAGGKSTKQAEKQTKEALTRKQQKCRRKNQDEESQEAPELLKRPREYTVRFTFPDPPPLSPPVLGLHGVTFGYEGQKPLFKNLDFGIDMDSRICIVGPNGVGKSTLLLLLTGKLTPTRGEMRKNHRLKIGFFNQQYAEQLRMEETPTEYLQRGFNLPYQDARKCLGRFGLESHAHTIQICKLSGGQKARVVFAELSCREPDVLILDEPTNNLDIESIDALGEAINEYKGAVIVVSHDARLITETSCQLWVVEEQSVSQIDGDFEDYKREVLEALGEVMVSRPRE; encoded by the exons ATGCCGAAGGGACCCAAGCAGCAGCCGCCGGAGCCCGAGTGGATCGGGGACGGAGAGACCACGAGCCCCACAG ACAAAGtggtgaagaaagggaagaaggacaGGAAGACCAAAAAGACG TTCTTCGAAGAGCTGGCAGTAGAAGACAGACAagctggggaagaaaagaaagtgctCAAGGAGAAggagcagcaacagcagcagcagcagcagcag CAGCAAAAAAAGAAGCGAGATGCTCGAAAAAGCCGTCGGAAAAAGGATGTGGATGATGACGGAGAGGAGAAGGAGCTCATGGAGCGTCTTAAGAAGCTCTCAGTGCCGGCCAGTGATGAGGAGGATGAGG TACCTGCCCCAGTACCCCGAGGAGGGAAGAAAACCAAG GGTGGTAATGTTTTTGCAGCCCTGATTCAGGATCAgagtgaggaagaagaggaggaggaagaaaaacatCCTCCTAAGCCAGCCAAGCCAGAGAAAAATCGGATCAATAAG CCTCAAAATACATTTGCTGCTCTGGACAATGACGAGGaggagaatgaagaggaaataacaaaagaagaggaaCCACCcaagcaagggaaggagaaggccAAGAAGGCAGAGCAG GGctcagaggaagaaggagaggaggaggaggaggaaggggagtcCAAGGCTGATGGTCCCTTTGCTCACCTTagcaagaaggagaagaagaagctGAAGAAACAG atGGAGTATGAGCGCCAGGTGGCTTCATTAAAAGCAGCCAGTGCTGCTGAAAATGACTTCTCCGTGTCGCAAGCAGAGGTGTCTTCCCGCCAGGCCATGTTAGAAAACGCATCTGACATCAAG CTGGAGAAGTTCAGCATCTCCGCCCACGGCAAGGAGCTGTTTGTCAACGCAGACCTGTACATTGTCGCCAGCCGCCGCTATGGGCTGGTTGGACCCAATGG CAAGGGCAAGACCACTCTCCTCAAGCACATCGCCAACCGAGCCCTGAGCATCCCTCCCAACATCGACGTGCTGCTTTGTGAACAGG aggTGGTAGCCGACGAGACGCCGGCCGTGCAGGCTGTTCTCCGAGCCGACACCAAGCGCTTGAAGCTGTTGGAAGAGGAGCGGCAGCTTCAGGGACAGCTGGAGCAGGGCGATGACGCGGCTGCTGAGAGGCTCGAGAAG gtgTATGAGGAATTGCGGGCTACCGGGGCAGCAGCTGCAGAGGCCAAAGCCCGCCGGATCCTGGCCGGTCTGGGCTTTGACCCTGAGATGCAGAATCGACCCACACAGAAGTTCTCGGGGGGCTGGCGCATGCGCGTCTCCCTCGCCAG GGCGCTATTCATGGAGCCCACGCTGCTGATGTTGGATGAGCCCACCAACCACCTGGACCTCAACGCTGTCATCTGGCTCAATAA CTACCTCCAAGGCTGGCGGAAGACGCTGCTCATCGTCTCTCATGACCAGGGCTTCCTGGATGACGTCTGTACCGATATCATCCATCTTGATGCCCAGCGGCTCCATTACTACAGGGGCAATTACA TGACCTTCAAGAAGATGTACCAGCAGAAACAGAAGGAACTGCTGAAGCAGTATGAGAAGCAGGAGAAAAAGCTGAAGGAGTTAAAGGCGGGCGGCAAGTCCACCAAGCAGGCG GAAAAGCAAACAAAGGAAGCCCTGACTCGAAAGCAGCAGAAGTGCCGGAGGAAAAACCAGGATGAGGAGTCACAGGAGGCCCCCGAGCTCCTGAAGCGGCCCAGGGAGTACACCGTGCGCTTCACGTTCCCTGACCCACCGCCGCTCAGCCCTCCGGTGCTGGGCCTGCATG GTGTGACGTTTGGCTATGAGGGGCAGAAACCACTCTTTAAGAATCTGGATTTTGGCATTGACATGGACTCAAGGA TCTGCATCGTGGGCCCTAACGGTGTGGGGAAGAGcaccctgctgctgctgctgacagGCAAGCTGACGCCG ACTCGTGGGGAAATGAGGAAGAACCACCGGCTG AAAATTGGCTTCTTCAACCAGCAGTATGCAGAGCAGCTGCGCATGGAGGAGACGCCCACCGAGTACTTGCAGCGGGGCTTCAACCTGCCCTACCAGGATGCCCGCAAGTGCCTGGGCCGCTTTGGCCTGGAGAGTCACGCCCACACCATCCAGATCTGCAAACTCTCTG GTGGGCAGAAAGCCCGAGTTGTGTTTGCAGAGCTGTCCTGTCGGGAGCCCGATGTCCTCATCTTG GACGAGCCCACCAATAACCTGGACATCGAGTCTATCGACGCTCTTGGGGAGGCCATCAACGAATACAAGGGTG CTGTGATCGTCGTCAGCCATGATGCCCGACTTATCACAGAAACCAGCTGCCagctgtgggtggtggaggagcAGAGTGTTAGCCAGATCGACGGCGACTTCGAAGACTACAAGCGGGAGGTGTTGGAGGCCCTGGGGGAAGTCATGGTCAGCCGGCCCCGAGAGTGA
- the ABCF1 gene encoding ATP-binding cassette sub-family F member 1 isoform X1, with protein sequence MPKGPKQQPPEPEWIGDGETTSPTDKVVKKGKKDRKTKKTFFEELAVEDRQAGEEKKVLKEKEQQQQQQQQQQQKKKRDARKSRRKKDVDDDGEEKELMERLKKLSVPASDEEDEVPAPVPRGGKKTKGGNVFAALIQDQSEEEEEEEEKHPPKPAKPEKNRINKAVSQEQQPGLKGKKGKEEKSKGKAKPQNTFAALDNDEEENEEEITKEEEPPKQGKEKAKKAEQGSEEEGEEEEEEGESKADGPFAHLSKKEKKKLKKQMEYERQVASLKAASAAENDFSVSQAEVSSRQAMLENASDIKLEKFSISAHGKELFVNADLYIVASRRYGLVGPNGKGKTTLLKHIANRALSIPPNIDVLLCEQEVVADETPAVQAVLRADTKRLKLLEEERQLQGQLEQGDDAAAERLEKVYEELRATGAAAAEAKARRILAGLGFDPEMQNRPTQKFSGGWRMRVSLARALFMEPTLLMLDEPTNHLDLNAVIWLNNYLQGWRKTLLIVSHDQGFLDDVCTDIIHLDAQRLHYYRGNYMTFKKMYQQKQKELLKQYEKQEKKLKELKAGGKSTKQAEKQTKEALTRKQQKCRRKNQDEESQEAPELLKRPREYTVRFTFPDPPPLSPPVLGLHGVTFGYEGQKPLFKNLDFGIDMDSRICIVGPNGVGKSTLLLLLTGKLTPTRGEMRKNHRLKIGFFNQQYAEQLRMEETPTEYLQRGFNLPYQDARKCLGRFGLESHAHTIQICKLSGGQKARVVFAELSCREPDVLILDEPTNNLDIESIDALGEAINEYKGAVIVVSHDARLITETSCQLWVVEEQSVSQIDGDFEDYKREVLEALGEVMVSRPRE encoded by the exons ATGCCGAAGGGACCCAAGCAGCAGCCGCCGGAGCCCGAGTGGATCGGGGACGGAGAGACCACGAGCCCCACAG ACAAAGtggtgaagaaagggaagaaggacaGGAAGACCAAAAAGACG TTCTTCGAAGAGCTGGCAGTAGAAGACAGACAagctggggaagaaaagaaagtgctCAAGGAGAAggagcagcaacagcagcagcagcagcagcag CAGCAAAAAAAGAAGCGAGATGCTCGAAAAAGCCGTCGGAAAAAGGATGTGGATGATGACGGAGAGGAGAAGGAGCTCATGGAGCGTCTTAAGAAGCTCTCAGTGCCGGCCAGTGATGAGGAGGATGAGG TACCTGCCCCAGTACCCCGAGGAGGGAAGAAAACCAAG GGTGGTAATGTTTTTGCAGCCCTGATTCAGGATCAgagtgaggaagaagaggaggaggaagaaaaacatCCTCCTAAGCCAGCCAAGCCAGAGAAAAATCGGATCAATAAG GCTGTATCTCAGGAACAACAGCCAGGGCTCAAGGGCaaaaagggaaaggaggagaagtCAAAGGGGAAGGCCAAG CCTCAAAATACATTTGCTGCTCTGGACAATGACGAGGaggagaatgaagaggaaataacaaaagaagaggaaCCACCcaagcaagggaaggagaaggccAAGAAGGCAGAGCAG GGctcagaggaagaaggagaggaggaggaggaggaaggggagtcCAAGGCTGATGGTCCCTTTGCTCACCTTagcaagaaggagaagaagaagctGAAGAAACAG atGGAGTATGAGCGCCAGGTGGCTTCATTAAAAGCAGCCAGTGCTGCTGAAAATGACTTCTCCGTGTCGCAAGCAGAGGTGTCTTCCCGCCAGGCCATGTTAGAAAACGCATCTGACATCAAG CTGGAGAAGTTCAGCATCTCCGCCCACGGCAAGGAGCTGTTTGTCAACGCAGACCTGTACATTGTCGCCAGCCGCCGCTATGGGCTGGTTGGACCCAATGG CAAGGGCAAGACCACTCTCCTCAAGCACATCGCCAACCGAGCCCTGAGCATCCCTCCCAACATCGACGTGCTGCTTTGTGAACAGG aggTGGTAGCCGACGAGACGCCGGCCGTGCAGGCTGTTCTCCGAGCCGACACCAAGCGCTTGAAGCTGTTGGAAGAGGAGCGGCAGCTTCAGGGACAGCTGGAGCAGGGCGATGACGCGGCTGCTGAGAGGCTCGAGAAG gtgTATGAGGAATTGCGGGCTACCGGGGCAGCAGCTGCAGAGGCCAAAGCCCGCCGGATCCTGGCCGGTCTGGGCTTTGACCCTGAGATGCAGAATCGACCCACACAGAAGTTCTCGGGGGGCTGGCGCATGCGCGTCTCCCTCGCCAG GGCGCTATTCATGGAGCCCACGCTGCTGATGTTGGATGAGCCCACCAACCACCTGGACCTCAACGCTGTCATCTGGCTCAATAA CTACCTCCAAGGCTGGCGGAAGACGCTGCTCATCGTCTCTCATGACCAGGGCTTCCTGGATGACGTCTGTACCGATATCATCCATCTTGATGCCCAGCGGCTCCATTACTACAGGGGCAATTACA TGACCTTCAAGAAGATGTACCAGCAGAAACAGAAGGAACTGCTGAAGCAGTATGAGAAGCAGGAGAAAAAGCTGAAGGAGTTAAAGGCGGGCGGCAAGTCCACCAAGCAGGCG GAAAAGCAAACAAAGGAAGCCCTGACTCGAAAGCAGCAGAAGTGCCGGAGGAAAAACCAGGATGAGGAGTCACAGGAGGCCCCCGAGCTCCTGAAGCGGCCCAGGGAGTACACCGTGCGCTTCACGTTCCCTGACCCACCGCCGCTCAGCCCTCCGGTGCTGGGCCTGCATG GTGTGACGTTTGGCTATGAGGGGCAGAAACCACTCTTTAAGAATCTGGATTTTGGCATTGACATGGACTCAAGGA TCTGCATCGTGGGCCCTAACGGTGTGGGGAAGAGcaccctgctgctgctgctgacagGCAAGCTGACGCCG ACTCGTGGGGAAATGAGGAAGAACCACCGGCTG AAAATTGGCTTCTTCAACCAGCAGTATGCAGAGCAGCTGCGCATGGAGGAGACGCCCACCGAGTACTTGCAGCGGGGCTTCAACCTGCCCTACCAGGATGCCCGCAAGTGCCTGGGCCGCTTTGGCCTGGAGAGTCACGCCCACACCATCCAGATCTGCAAACTCTCTG GTGGGCAGAAAGCCCGAGTTGTGTTTGCAGAGCTGTCCTGTCGGGAGCCCGATGTCCTCATCTTG GACGAGCCCACCAATAACCTGGACATCGAGTCTATCGACGCTCTTGGGGAGGCCATCAACGAATACAAGGGTG CTGTGATCGTCGTCAGCCATGATGCCCGACTTATCACAGAAACCAGCTGCCagctgtgggtggtggaggagcAGAGTGTTAGCCAGATCGACGGCGACTTCGAAGACTACAAGCGGGAGGTGTTGGAGGCCCTGGGGGAAGTCATGGTCAGCCGGCCCCGAGAGTGA